One window of Lacerta agilis isolate rLacAgi1 chromosome 14, rLacAgi1.pri, whole genome shotgun sequence genomic DNA carries:
- the MRPL10 gene encoding 39S ribosomal protein L10, mitochondrial translates to MAAVTRWCKRFCKTDWLPTLQLIRHGSKAVTRHWRPMHFVRQKLMEVTKYIPPKPLIPETCIKPQVKQVEEENGYVKLLRRDIKQAFHESKMIAICQYNQVPANDMVLMGHRLRKYNIHVKYFPNEVMIPFLLESKYKNLLPLFVGRNLLLMSPETRAQEMLRVLRGVPQINLLGACVDNTILSKQGFTNYAKLPSMVTAQGEVVGALSVMTSQTSTLLQRGPVHLTSLLDQYVKQQNCESVEAKETGTLDKSEAL, encoded by the exons ACTGGCTGCCCACCCTTCAGCTTATTCGCCATGGCTCCAAAGCCGTCACTCGCCATTGGAGACCTATGCATTTTGTTCGTCAGAAGCTGATGGAGGTGACAAAATACATCCCACCAAAGCCTTTGATCCCGGAGACTTGCATCAAACCCCAAGTGAAACAAGTTGAAGAG gaAAATGGCTACGTGAAGCTGTTGCGTCGAGATATCAAACAAGCATTCCACGAGAGTAAAATGATTGCTATCTGCCAGTACAACCAAGTTCCTGCAAATGACATGGTACTCATGGGGCATCGACTGCGGAAGTACAACATCCATGTCAAATACTTCCCCAATGAG GTCATGATACCCTTTCTTTTGGAATCCAAATATAAGAATCTCCTCCCTCTCTTTGTGGGGCGCAACCTCCTACTGATGAGTCCGGAAACGAGGGCACAGGAAATGCTGCGAGTCCTGAGGGGTGTGCCACAGATCAATCTCCTAG GAGCTTGTGTTGACAACACCATCCTAAGCAAACAAGGTTTCACAAACTATGCCAAACTGCCGTCCATGGTGACTGCGCAAGGGGAGGTCGTTGGTGCGCTCTCTGTCATGACATCCCAGACTAGCACACTTCTACAACGCGGCCCTGTTCACTTGACTTCCTTGCTGGACCAGTATGTCAAACAGCAGAACTGTGAATCAGTTGAAGCAAAGGAGACAGGGACTCTGGACAAGTCAGAAGCCCTTTGA